A section of the Tamandua tetradactyla isolate mTamTet1 chromosome 4, mTamTet1.pri, whole genome shotgun sequence genome encodes:
- the BOLA1 gene encoding bolA-like protein 1 translates to MLSGRLGRLLVSMAGRVCLSRDSAGPGRVGPVEAAIRAKLEQALNPEVLELRNESGGHAVPPGSETHFRVAVVSARFEGLSPLQRHRLVHAALSEELAGPVHALAIQARTPAQWRENPQLDTSPPCLGGSKKTRGTP, encoded by the coding sequence ATGCTGAGCGGACGGCTGGGCCGGCTCCTGGTCTCCATGGCGGGGCGCGTCTGTCTGTCCCGGGACAGCGCGGGACCCGGGCGCGTGGGTCCGGTGGAGGCCGCCATTCGCGCCAAGTTGGAGCAGGCGTTGAACCCAGAGGTGCTGGAGCTGCGCAACGAGAGCGGCGGCCACGCGGTCCCGCCGGGCAGCGAGACGCACTTCCGCGTGGCGGTGGTGAGCGCTCGCTTCGAGGGACTGAGCCCCCTGCAGCGGCACCGACTGGTCCATGCCGCGCTGTCCGAGGAGCTGGCCGGGCCCGTCCATGCGCTGGCCATCCAGGCGCGGACCCCTGCCCAGTGGAGGGAAAACCCCCAACTGGACACGAGCCCCCCTTGCCTGGGTGGGAGCAAAAAAACTAGAGGGACCCCCTGA
- the LOC143679842 gene encoding histone H2A type 2-B has translation MSGRGKQGGKARAKAKSRSSRAGLQFPVGRVHRLLRKGNYAERVGAGAPVYMAAVLEYLTAEILELAGNAARDNKKTRIIPRHLQLAVRNDEELNKLLGGVTIAQGGVLPNIQAVLLPKKTESHKPGKSK, from the coding sequence ATGTCGGGCCGCGGGAAGCAGGGGGGCAAGGCCCGCGCCAAGGCCAAGTCGCGCTCGTCCCGCGCCGGCCTGCAGTTCCCGGTGGGCCGAGTGCACCGCCTGCTTCGCAAAGGCAACTACGCGGAGCGGGTGGGGGCGGGCGCGCCGGTGTACATGGCGGCGGTGCTCGAGTACCTGACGGCCGAGATCCTGGAGCTGGCGGGCAACGCGGCCCGCGACAACAAGAAGACGCGCATCATCCCGCGCCACCTGCAGCTCGCCGTGAGGAATGATGAGGAGCTCAACAAGCTGCTCGGCGGCGTCACTATCGCGCAGGGCGGCGTCCTGCCCAACATCCAGGCCGTCTTGTTGCCTAAGAAAACGGAGAGTCACAAGCCGGGCAAGAGTAAGTAA
- the H2AC20 gene encoding histone H2A type 2-C, which yields MSGRGKQGGKARAKAKSRSSRAGLQFPVGRVHRLLRKGNYAERVGAGAPVYMAAVLEYLTAEILELAGNAARDNKKTRIIPRHLQLAIRNDEELNKLLGKVTIAQGGVLPNIQAVLLPKKTESHKAKSK from the coding sequence ATGTCGGGCCGCGGGAAGCAGGGAGGCAAGGCCCGCGCCAAGGCCAAGTCGCGCTCGTCCCGCGCCGGCCTGCAGTTCCCGGTGGGCCGAGTGCACCGCCTGCTTCGCAAAGGCAACTACGCGGAGCGGGTGGGGGCGGGCGCGCCGGTGTACATGGCGGCGGTGCTCGAATACCTGACGGCCGAGATCCTGGAGCTGGCGGGCAACGCGGCCCGCGACAACAAGAAGACGCGCATCATTCCTCGCCACCTGCAGCTGGCTATCCGCAACGACGAGGAGCTCAACAAACTGTTGGGCAAAGTTACCATCGCGCAGGGCGGCGTCCTGCCCAACATCCAGGCTGTTCTCTTACCAAAGAAAACCGAAAGTCACAAGGCTAAAAGCAAATAA
- the LOC143679844 gene encoding histone H2B type 2-E codes for MPEPAKSAPAPKKGSKKAVTKAQKKDGKKRKRSRKESYSIYVYKVLKQVHPDTGISSKAMGIMNSFVNDIFERIAGEASRLAHYNKRSTITSREIQTAVRLLLPGELAKHAVSEGTKAVTKYTSSK; via the coding sequence ATGCCTGAACCAGCAAAGTCCGCTCCCGCTCCCAAAAAGGGTTCCAAGAAGGCCGTCACCAAGGCGCAGAAGAAGGACGGCAAGAAGCGCAAGCGCAGCCGCAAGGAGAGCTATTCCATTTACGTGTACAAGGTGCTGAAGCAGGTGCACCCGGACACTGGCATCTCGTCCAAGGCCATGGGCATCATGAACTCCTTCGTCAACGACATCTTCGAGCGCATCGCGGGCGAGGCGTCGCGCCTGGCGCACTACAACAAGCGCTCCACCATCACGTCCAGGGAGATCCAGACGGCTGTACGCCTGCTGCTGCCCGGCGAGTTGGCCAAGCACGCCGTGTCCGAGGGCACCAAGGCCGTCACCAAGTACACCAGCTCCAAGTGA